One stretch of Oncorhynchus clarkii lewisi isolate Uvic-CL-2024 chromosome 1, UVic_Ocla_1.0, whole genome shotgun sequence DNA includes these proteins:
- the LOC139417077 gene encoding nuclear valosin-containing protein-like translates to MNNRRCGVDNRLKQRVEQYLSNQSGQYVDITSMAHDLQRLYRMDYGRRNKTAFRIQVEKVHGVICDESGLNDLENKHLAKRARHSEKDAGDGSSNLDDTTDSDEDLPEQPAINLMNNSLMSLYKKGNPESGASPRREKSASDSPAPEAHSTPQSVGTKVSAGGWFIDKGRGLEHDSILIDLCEEEAASPAGNKQTDASMLEPEKTQKKGKFKKSKRRKEGASKGNDGDIEASIMNKKARTKSIELQYSTLKFEDVGGNEDTLTEVCKLLIHMRHPEVYQQLGVVPPRGFLLHGPPGCGKTLLAQAVAGEMELPMLKVSAPELVSGVSGESEQKLRELFEQAVTSSPCILFIDEIDAITPKREVASKDMERRIVAQLLTCMDDLNSLAVTAQVMVIGATNRPDSLDPALRRAGRFDKEICLGIPDEAARLRILKTLCRKLKLPEDFDYRQLARLTPGYVGADLMALCREAAMSAVNRVLLERQDKNQGLVPMAEERAESEGLQGTGPLPQGPERFQASADTVIQEMTDLSHVPQGDKQQLPLATETTFRGELCRLLSLLKSSESLSEEQLAGLCILMSDFQGSLASVQPSAKREGFATVPDVTWEDVGALHDIREELTMAILAPVRSPEQFKALGLSAPAGVLLAGPPGCGKTLLAKAVANESGLNFISVKGPELLNMYVGESERAVRQVFQRGRNSAPCVIFFDEIDALCPRRSGHESGASVRVVNQLLTEMDGLETRRQVFIMAATNRPDIIDPAVLRPGRLDKTLYVGLPPPSDRHAILLTITKGGSRPHLEQDVSLEEMAHDVRSDCFTGADLSALVREASVNALRAYLLTQPNPSYTGHSYSNGPVADIRVSKQNFEDAFKKVRPSVSKKDQRMYEQLKESLTR, encoded by the exons ATGAATAACAGACGTTGCGGAGTGGACAACCGACTCAAACAGAGAGTTGAGCAG TATTTGAGTAACCAGAGTGGCCAGTATGTTGACATTACTTCAATGGCACATGATCTTCAGAGACTCTACAG AATGGACTATGGCAGGCGAAACAAGACTGCATTCAGGATTCAGGTTGAAAAAG TCCATGGAGTGATATGTGATGAATCTGGACTGAATGATCTGGAGAACAAGCACTTGGCCAAGAGAGCCAGACACAGTGAGAAGGATGCTGG GGATGGCAGCAGTAACTTGGATGACACTACTGATAGTGATGAGGACCTTCCTGAACAACCG GCCATAAACCTCATGAATAACTCCCTGATGTCCCTGTACAAGAAGGGGAACCCAGAGAGTGGGGCATCTCCCAGGAGGGAGAAGTCTGCATCAGACAGCCCTGCCCCTGAGGCTCACTCCACCCCTCAGAGTGTTGGTACCAAGGTGTCTGCAGGGGGCTGGTTCATAGACAAGGGCAGAGGCCTGGAGCATGACAGCATCCTCATCGACCTGTGTGAAGAGGAGGCAGCCAGTCCTGCAGGAAAT AAGCAGACAGATGCCTCAATGCTTGAGCCTGAGAAGACACAAAAAAAAGGcaaatttaaaaaatctaaacGGCGGAAAGAGGGAGCGTCAAAGGGCAATGATGGTGACATCGAGGCCAGTATCATGAACAAGAAAG CGAGGACCAAATCCATTGAACTACAGTATTCAACATTAAAGTTTGAAGATGTTGGAGGCAATGAGGACACATTGACG GAGGTGTGTAAGCTGCTGATACATATGCGTCACCCAGAGGTGTACCAGCAGTTGGGGGTAGTCCCTCCACGGGGGTTCCTGCTCCATGGCCCCCCTGGCTGTGGAAAAACCCTGCTGGCCCAAGCTGTGGCTGGG GAAATGGAGCTGCCCATGCTGAAGGTATCGGCACCAGAGCTGGTGTCTGGGGTGTCAGGGGAGTCTGAGCAGAAGCTGAGAGAGCTGTTTGAGCAGGCTGTG ACCAGCTCCCCTTGCATCCTGTTCATTGATGAGATTGATGCCATCACTCCTAAGCGAGAGGTGGCCTCCAAGGACATGGAGAGACGGATTGTTGCTCAGCTGCTCACCTGCATGGATG ACCTGAACTCATTAGCGGTCACAGCCCAGGTGATGGTTATTGGTGCCACCAACCGGCCAGACTCTCTGGACCCAGCGCTGCGCCGGGCTGGACGCTTTGACAAAGAAATCTGTCTGGGGATACCTGATGAAGCAGCTCGTCTCAG AATTCTGAAGACCCTGTGTCGGAAGCTGAAGCTCCCTGAGGACTTTGACTACCGGCAGCTGGCGCGTCTTACCCCGGGGTACGTGGGAGCTGACCTCATGGCGCTGTGCCGCGAGGCCGCCATGAGCGCCGTCAACCGGGTCCTGCTGGAGAGGCAGGACAAGAACCAGGGGCTGGTCCCCATGgcggaggagagagcagagtCTGAAGGGCTTCAGGGCACAGGTCCTCTCCCACAGGGCCCAGAGAGATTCCAGGCCTCAGCAGACACAGTGATCCAGGAGATGACAGACCTTAGCCACGTACCACAGGGAGACAAGCAGCAGCTGCCTCTGGCTACTGAGACAACCTTCAGG GGGGAGCTTTGTCGCCTGCTATCCCTGCTGAAGAGCAGTGAGTCGCTGTCTGAGGAGCAGCTTGCTGGCTTGTGCATCCTCATGTCAGACTTCCAGGGTTCCCTGGCCAGCGTACAACCCTCTGCAAAGCGTGAAGGCTTCGCCACGGTGCCAGACGTCACCTGGGAGGACGTGGGGGCCCTGCATGACATCCGCGAAGAGCTCACCATGGCCATCCTG gcccctgTGCGTTCTCCTGAGCAGTTCAAAGCTCTGGGTCTCAGTGCTCCTGCAGGGGTGTTGCTAGCTGGGCCTCCCGGTTGTGGAAAGACCCTGCTGGCCAAG GCTGTTGCCAATGAGTCAGGACTTAACTTCATCTCTGTCAAGGGGCCAGAGCTGCTGAACATG TATgtgggagagagcgagcgggccGTGCGACAGGTGTTCCAGAGAGGACGGAACTCTGCCCCATGTGTCATCTTTTTCGACGAGATCGATGCACTGTGCCCCCGCCGCTCCGGGCATGAG TCTGGAGCCAGTGTCCGTGTGGTCAACCAGCTGCTTACTGAGATGGACGGACTGGAGACCCGGCGGCAGGTCTTCATCATGGCGGCTACCAATAGACCAG ATATCATTGATCCTGCTGTGCTGAGACCAGGTCGTCTGGACAAGACCCTGTATGTGGGCCTCCCACCTCCATCAGACCGGCACGCCATCTTACTCACCATCACCAAG GGGGGCAGCAGGCCTCATCTGGAGCAGGATGTGAGTCTGGAGGAGATGGCCCATGACGTGCGCAGTGACTGCTTCAC TGGGGCAGACCTGTCTGCATTGGTGAGGGAAGCCTCTGTCAATGCTCTGAGAGCCTACCTCCTGACCCAACCCAACCCATCTTACACAG GTCACAGCTACTCCAACGGCCCTGTGGCCGACATCCGGGTCAGCAAGCAGAACTTTGAGGACGCCTTCAAGAAAGTACGGCCGTCTGTGTCTAAAAAG GACCAGCGTATGTACGAGCAGCTAAAGGAATCTCTTACAAGGTGA
- the LOC139411303 gene encoding serine/arginine repetitive matrix protein 1 isoform X2: protein MFRGFHHPGELPRGPAPLGYPPHVQPPGPSYGGPFGPPPHVPMPGHLPPGSCHPFLPPGSGSEYLHRPMREHYINTPHCSSYSIDRSTVISLGGQQILPPDTQHLQMPQWPANPLESCQRDKSENLTAGEEFLRCLAANKPVPDFLKGVNLLDAGKAVKAPGVPEDRGYERQRLRSKSRSPAKESRGRSKSRAKSQVRSKSRARSKSCPRSRSRTRGKSRARSKSRPRSRSRSRGKSQVRCKSKARSRSRSRGKSQVRSKSRSRSRSRSYGKSRGRVDHHSDHRDKRSPFRSCSSRISNHSSVHNDLLEGLKRVMNSKQLEDSMPSIKNAILTIQANNFSRDIQSSRAIQSNCLPCGPVLASRQEFLQASDGPKPVSRQEETDSNLLPHERVGCDFSWLQGTREVSPVQKLEGVEDEENFLYGNEDNQSKQRPATLPFAPSTSITQQSGAEISPAGPPYYQSQPLFGNHGEVLEFKMPPQPVQSSVRPEQRVQPVPDVRPAPTVKECEEFKTMLKNIGLNLGTSEISKMMVKLQQQKEGKVPEQKREEKVPSPAPVLPLPLVIGASQEPRLASPALGAALGTAPIRQALESLQFIIKATREKRANSDPHDGNHSQRNSDKQKSKDDEESQRRSRHDQMKRKETLVKELEELLKQDGSTFLIPVIGFYCQRCEEFFGDLTTAEGHAATHRRNEPSMQHGDRRPGEDRRHPSHYIGHPLGPEWRDQGDPRDQRYRKLDEGPKGYRNDREKIYVKEERPGSPRIKMPMVRGHTPPGLQKARGREEGRVDKGSCAASSGHASGKYGRVKLEVVETKGKPNVEVCDKKDKDKGESSSNSDDEKDKSPKGNKKKKKEKKKKEKKKKKKEKG from the exons ACTCCACACTGCAGCAGTTACTCCATTGACCGCAGCACAGTGATCAGTCTGGGTGGTCAACAGATTCTCccaccagacacacagcatcTTCAGATGCCACAGTGGCCCGCCAATCCTTTGGAATCATGTCAAAGAGACAAGAG TGAGAACTTGACAGCTGGGGAAGAATTCCTCAGATGCCTTGCAGCTAATAAGCCAGTCCCTGACTTCCTCAAAGGAGTCAACCTGTTGGACGCAGGGAAGGCAGTCAAGGCTCCAGGTGTACCAGAAGACCGGGGTTATGAGAGGCAGAGACTCCGGAGCAAATCTCGCAGTCCAGCGAAGGAAAGCAGGGGCAGGAGTAAGAGCCGAGCAAAGAGCCAGGTAAGAAGCAAGAGCCGGGCAAGAAGCAAGAGCTGTCCGCGCAGCAGAAGTCGTACCCGAGGGAAAAGCCGGGCAAGAAGCAAAAGCCGACCACGAAGCAGGAGTCGCAGTCGTGGAAAGAGCCAGGTCAGATGCAAGAGCAAGGCTCGTAGTAGGAGCCGGAGCCGAGGGAAAAGTCAGGTGAGAAGCAAAAGCAGATCAAGGAGTAGGAGTCGCAGCTATGGAAAGAGCCGGGGCAGAGTGGACCATCATTCAGACCACAGGGACAAAAGGAGCCCCTTTCGGAGCTGTAGCAGCAGGATCAGTAATCACTCCTCCGTACACAATGACCTGCTCGAGGGCCTGAAACGAGTTATGAACAGCAAGCAACTGGAGGACAGTATGCCTTCCATCAAGAATGCCATTCTCACAATACAG GCCAATAACTTTAGCAGAGATATCCAGAGCAGCAGAGCAATCCAGAGCAACTGTCTTCCATGTGGACCAGTCTTGGCCAGCAGACAGGAATTTCTTCAAGCCTCAGATGGGCCCAAGCCAGTCAGCAGGCAGGAGGAGACCGACAGCAATCTTCTCCCCCACGAGAGAGTGGGCTGTGACTTCTCCTGGCTGCAGGGCACCAGGGAGGTCTCGCCTGTTCAGAAGCTGGAGGGGGTCGAGGATGAGGAGAACTTCCTCTATGGGAATGAGGATAACCAGTCAAAACAACGCCCTGCCACCCTGCCTTTTGCACCGTCCACATCCATTACCCAGCAGAGCGGTGCAGAGATCTCCCCAGCAGGCCCACCCTACTATCAAAGCCAGCCTCTGTTCGGGAACCATGGTGAAGTCCTGGAGTTCAAGATGCCTCCTCAACCggtccagtccagtgtgaggcCTGAGCAGAGGGTGCAGCCTGTTCCTGATGTGAGGCCCGCCCCCACTGTGAAGGAATGTGAGGAGTTCAAGACCATGTTGAAGAACATTGGACTGAATCTGGGCACATCAGAGATCAGTAAGATGATGGTCAAGCTGCAGCAACAGAAGGAGGGGAAGGTGCCAGAgcagaagagggaggagaaagtgCCATCACCAGCACCAGTGCTGCCTCTTCCTCTTGTAATTGGGGCATCACAGGAGCCCAGACTGGCCTCGCCAGCACTCGGGGCAGCACTTGGGACAGCACCAATACGACAAGCATTGGAGTCATTACAGTTCATTATTAAAG CAACAAGGGAGAAAAGGGCCAATAGTGATCCACATGATGGCAACCATTCCCAAAGGAATTCAGACAAACAGAAG AGCAAAGATGACGAGGAGAGTCAGAGGAGATCGAGACATGACCAAATGAAAAGGAAAGAAACTCTTGTGAAGGAACTGGAGGAATTGCTAAAGCAGGATG GGTCTACCTTTTTGATTCCGGTCATCGGGTTCTACTGTCAGAGGTGTGAGGAGTTCTTCGGAGACCTGACCACTGCTGAGGGCCATGCAGCAACCCACCGGCGGAATGAGCCTAGCATG CAGCATGGAGACAGACGACCTGGAGAGGACCGAAGACACCCTAGCCATTACATTGGGCACCCCCTGGGTCCAGAGTGGAGGGACCAGGGAGACCCAAGAGATCAGAGGTATCGCAAACTAGACGAGGGCCCAAAGGGTTACAGGAACGACAGGGAGAAGATCTACGTAAAAGAGGAACGCCCTGGAAGCCCCAGGATAAAGATGCCGATGGTCCGCGGGCACACCCCACCAGGTCTGCAGAAggccagggggagagaggaggggagggtggataaGGGCTCTTGTGCTGCTTCCTCTGGCCATGCCAGTGGGAAATATGGTAGGGTCAAACTGGAGGTAGTGGAGACCAAAGGAAAGCCCAATGTGGAAGTATGTGACAAAAAGGACAAAGATAAAGGAGAAAGCAGTTCTAACAGTGATGACGAGAAAGACAAATCTCCTAAAGGCAACAAAAAGAAAAAGAAGGAGaaaaagaagaaggagaagaagaagaagaagaaggaaaagGGTTAG
- the LOC139411308 gene encoding sphingolipid delta(4)-desaturase DES1-like: MGNRVPREDYEWVYTDQPHADRRKDILAKYPEIKTLMGPDPRLKWIVCMMVLIQFLAFYLVKDLDWKWVLFWTYAFGSCINHSMTLAIHEISHNTAFGNSRAMWNRWFAMFANLPIGLPYSASFKRYHLDHHRYLGGDGVDVDIPTEFEGWFFCTRFRKFVWIILQPLFYAIRPLCINPKPITRLEVANVAVQLSFNVALYWLCGAKPVVYMMAGSLLGMGLHPISGHFIAEHYMFLKGHETYSYYGSLNLLTFNVGYHNEHHDFPSIPGRRLPLVKKIASEYYDDLPQYTSWVKVLYDFIMDDRLSPYSRVKRRLKGDVKLE; this comes from the exons CAAAGTACCCAGAAATAAAGACCCTAATGGGGCCTGATCCCAGGCTGAAGTGGATTGTTTGCATGATGGTACTCATCCAGTTTTTAGCATTCTATCTGGTCAAAGACCTAGACTGGAAATGGGTTTTGTTCTGGACTTATGCCTTTGGCAGCTGTATCAACCACTCCATGACCCTGGCCATCCATGAGATCTCCCACAACACAGCGTTTGGCAACAGCAGGGCCATGTGGAACCGCTGGTTCGCCATGTTTGCCAACCTGCCCATCGGGCTGCCGTATTCTGCCTCCTTTAAGCGCTACCACCTGGACCACCACCGCTACCTGGGAGGAGATGGCGTGGACGTGGACATCCCCACTGAATTTGAGGGATGGTTCTTCTGCACACGCTTCCGTAAGTTTGTCTGGATCATCCTTCAGCCTCTGTTCTACGCCATCCGCCCTCTCTGCATCAACCCCAAGCCCATCACCAGGCTGGAGGTGGCCAACGTGGCTGTGCAGCTGTCCTTCAATGTGGCCCTCTACTGGCTGTGTGGAGCCAAGCCTGTAGTCTACATGATGGCAGGTTCCTTGCTGGGAATGGGCCTGCACCCCATCTCTGGACACTTCATCGCTGAGCACTACATGTTCCTCAAGGGCCATGAGACGTACTCATACTATGGCTCCCTCAACCTGCTCACCTTCAACGTGGGCTACCACAACGAGCACCACGACTTCCCCAGCATCCCAGGACGTAGGCTACCTCTG GTGAAGAAAATCGCATCGGAGTACTACGATGACCTGCCCCAGTACACATCATGGGTGAAGGTCCTGTATGACTTCATTATGGACGACCGGCTCAGCCCCTACTCTCGTGTGAAGAGGAGGCTAAAGGGAGATGTCAAGCTGGAGTAa
- the LOC139411303 gene encoding serine/arginine repetitive matrix protein 1 isoform X1 encodes MFRGFHHPGELPRGPAPLGYPPHVQPPGPSYGGPFGPPPHVPMPGHLPPGSCHPFLPPGSGSEYLHRPMREHYINTPHCSSYSIDRSTVISLGGQQILPPDTQHLQMPQWPANPLESCQRDKSENLTAGEEFLRCLAANKPVPDFLKGVNLLDAGKAVKAPGVPEDRGYERQRLRSKSRSPAKESRGRSKSRAKSQVRSKSRARSKSCPRSRSRTRGKSRARSKSRPRSRSRSRGKSQVRCKSKARSRSRSRGKSQVRSKSRSRSRSRSYGKSRGRVDHHSDHRDKRSPFRSCSSRISNHSSVHNDLLEGLKRVMNSKQLEDSMPSIKNAILTIQANNFSRDIQSSRAIQSNCLPCGPVLASRQEFLQASDGPKPVSRQEETDSNLLPHERVGCDFSWLQGTREVSPVQKLEGVEDEENFLYGNEDNQSKQRPATLPFAPSTSITQQSGAEISPAGPPYYQSQPLFGNHGEVLEFKMPPQPVQSSVRPEQRVQPVPDVRPAPTVKECEEFKTMLKNIGLNLGTSEISKMMVKLQQQKEGKVPEQKREEKVPSPAPVLPLPLVIGASQEPRLASPALGAALGTAPIRQALESLQFIIKATREKRANSDPHDGNHSQRNSDKQKSKDDEESQRRSRHDQMKRKETLVKELEELLKQDGSTFLIPVIGFYCQRCEEFFGDLTTAEGHAATHRRNEPSMQQHGDRRPGEDRRHPSHYIGHPLGPEWRDQGDPRDQRYRKLDEGPKGYRNDREKIYVKEERPGSPRIKMPMVRGHTPPGLQKARGREEGRVDKGSCAASSGHASGKYGRVKLEVVETKGKPNVEVCDKKDKDKGESSSNSDDEKDKSPKGNKKKKKEKKKKEKKKKKKEKG; translated from the exons ACTCCACACTGCAGCAGTTACTCCATTGACCGCAGCACAGTGATCAGTCTGGGTGGTCAACAGATTCTCccaccagacacacagcatcTTCAGATGCCACAGTGGCCCGCCAATCCTTTGGAATCATGTCAAAGAGACAAGAG TGAGAACTTGACAGCTGGGGAAGAATTCCTCAGATGCCTTGCAGCTAATAAGCCAGTCCCTGACTTCCTCAAAGGAGTCAACCTGTTGGACGCAGGGAAGGCAGTCAAGGCTCCAGGTGTACCAGAAGACCGGGGTTATGAGAGGCAGAGACTCCGGAGCAAATCTCGCAGTCCAGCGAAGGAAAGCAGGGGCAGGAGTAAGAGCCGAGCAAAGAGCCAGGTAAGAAGCAAGAGCCGGGCAAGAAGCAAGAGCTGTCCGCGCAGCAGAAGTCGTACCCGAGGGAAAAGCCGGGCAAGAAGCAAAAGCCGACCACGAAGCAGGAGTCGCAGTCGTGGAAAGAGCCAGGTCAGATGCAAGAGCAAGGCTCGTAGTAGGAGCCGGAGCCGAGGGAAAAGTCAGGTGAGAAGCAAAAGCAGATCAAGGAGTAGGAGTCGCAGCTATGGAAAGAGCCGGGGCAGAGTGGACCATCATTCAGACCACAGGGACAAAAGGAGCCCCTTTCGGAGCTGTAGCAGCAGGATCAGTAATCACTCCTCCGTACACAATGACCTGCTCGAGGGCCTGAAACGAGTTATGAACAGCAAGCAACTGGAGGACAGTATGCCTTCCATCAAGAATGCCATTCTCACAATACAG GCCAATAACTTTAGCAGAGATATCCAGAGCAGCAGAGCAATCCAGAGCAACTGTCTTCCATGTGGACCAGTCTTGGCCAGCAGACAGGAATTTCTTCAAGCCTCAGATGGGCCCAAGCCAGTCAGCAGGCAGGAGGAGACCGACAGCAATCTTCTCCCCCACGAGAGAGTGGGCTGTGACTTCTCCTGGCTGCAGGGCACCAGGGAGGTCTCGCCTGTTCAGAAGCTGGAGGGGGTCGAGGATGAGGAGAACTTCCTCTATGGGAATGAGGATAACCAGTCAAAACAACGCCCTGCCACCCTGCCTTTTGCACCGTCCACATCCATTACCCAGCAGAGCGGTGCAGAGATCTCCCCAGCAGGCCCACCCTACTATCAAAGCCAGCCTCTGTTCGGGAACCATGGTGAAGTCCTGGAGTTCAAGATGCCTCCTCAACCggtccagtccagtgtgaggcCTGAGCAGAGGGTGCAGCCTGTTCCTGATGTGAGGCCCGCCCCCACTGTGAAGGAATGTGAGGAGTTCAAGACCATGTTGAAGAACATTGGACTGAATCTGGGCACATCAGAGATCAGTAAGATGATGGTCAAGCTGCAGCAACAGAAGGAGGGGAAGGTGCCAGAgcagaagagggaggagaaagtgCCATCACCAGCACCAGTGCTGCCTCTTCCTCTTGTAATTGGGGCATCACAGGAGCCCAGACTGGCCTCGCCAGCACTCGGGGCAGCACTTGGGACAGCACCAATACGACAAGCATTGGAGTCATTACAGTTCATTATTAAAG CAACAAGGGAGAAAAGGGCCAATAGTGATCCACATGATGGCAACCATTCCCAAAGGAATTCAGACAAACAGAAG AGCAAAGATGACGAGGAGAGTCAGAGGAGATCGAGACATGACCAAATGAAAAGGAAAGAAACTCTTGTGAAGGAACTGGAGGAATTGCTAAAGCAGGATG GGTCTACCTTTTTGATTCCGGTCATCGGGTTCTACTGTCAGAGGTGTGAGGAGTTCTTCGGAGACCTGACCACTGCTGAGGGCCATGCAGCAACCCACCGGCGGAATGAGCCTAGCATG CAGCAGCATGGAGACAGACGACCTGGAGAGGACCGAAGACACCCTAGCCATTACATTGGGCACCCCCTGGGTCCAGAGTGGAGGGACCAGGGAGACCCAAGAGATCAGAGGTATCGCAAACTAGACGAGGGCCCAAAGGGTTACAGGAACGACAGGGAGAAGATCTACGTAAAAGAGGAACGCCCTGGAAGCCCCAGGATAAAGATGCCGATGGTCCGCGGGCACACCCCACCAGGTCTGCAGAAggccagggggagagaggaggggagggtggataaGGGCTCTTGTGCTGCTTCCTCTGGCCATGCCAGTGGGAAATATGGTAGGGTCAAACTGGAGGTAGTGGAGACCAAAGGAAAGCCCAATGTGGAAGTATGTGACAAAAAGGACAAAGATAAAGGAGAAAGCAGTTCTAACAGTGATGACGAGAAAGACAAATCTCCTAAAGGCAACAAAAAGAAAAAGAAGGAGaaaaagaagaaggagaagaagaagaagaagaaggaaaagGGTTAG